The following proteins come from a genomic window of Elgaria multicarinata webbii isolate HBS135686 ecotype San Diego chromosome 10, rElgMul1.1.pri, whole genome shotgun sequence:
- the PAICS gene encoding bifunctional phosphoribosylaminoimidazole carboxylase/phosphoribosylaminoimidazole succinocarboxamide synthetase isoform X3, whose amino-acid sequence MAPIRSELKLGKKINEGKTKEVYELPNLPGCVLLQSKDQITAGNAARKDLMEGKAAISNTTTSCVFQLLQEAGIKTAFVRKQSDTAFIAAHCEMIPIEWVCRRIATGSFLKRNPGVEEGYRFNPPKIEMFYKDDAANDPQWSEEQLIEVKFQFAGLEIGRTEVDIMAQSTRAIFEILERAWQPLNCTLVDMKVEFGVNVATKEIVLADVIDNDSWRLWPAGDRKQQKDKQSYRDLKEVTPEALQMVKRNFEWVAERVELLLKPQSQGRVVVLMGSTSDLGHCEKIKKACGNFGVPCDLRVTSAHKGPDETLRIKAEYEGDGIPTVFVAVAGRSNGLGPVMSGNTAYPVVNCPPLSADWGAQDIWSSLRLPSGLGCSTILSPEGAAQFAAQIFGLNNHFIWAKLRSSMLNTWISLKQADKKMREYTL is encoded by the exons ATGGCCCCGATACGTTCAG AACTTAAACTaggcaaaaaaataaatgagGGGAAAACAAAAGAGGTTTATGAATTGCCAAACCTCCCAGGATGTGTTCTGCTTCAATCAAAGGACCAGATAACAGCTGGAAATGCAGCTAGAAAGGATCTTATGGAAGGGAAGGCTGCCATCTCAAATACAACAACAAGTTGTGTGTTTCAGTTGCTTCAGGAAGCTG GAATCAAAACTGCTTTTGTGAGAAAACAGAGCGACACAGCGTTTATAGCTGCTCACTGTGAAATGATTCCGATTGAGTGGGTTTGTAGAAGAATTGCTACAGGTTCTTTCCTGAAAAGAAATCCTGGTGTTGAGGAAGGCTACAGATTTAATCCTCCTAAAATTGAGATGTTTTATAAG GATGATGCAGCAAATGATCCACAATGGTCTGAAGAACAACTCATTGAAGTGAAGTTCCAGTTTGCTGGCCTTGAAATTGGACGAACTGAAGTTGATATTATGGCCCAGTCTACTCGAGCGATTtttgaaatacttgaaagagcATGGCAGCCCCTGAACTGTACTTTAGTTGACATGAAG GTTGAGTTTGGTGTTAATGTAGCTACAAAAGAGATTGTTCTTGCTGATGTCATTGATAACGATTCTTGGAGATTGTGGCCAGCTGGAGACAGAAAACAGCAGAAAGACAAACAG tcttACCGTGATCTCAAAGAAGTGACTCCTGAAGCACTGCAGATGGTGAAGAGAAACTTTGAATGGGTGGCTGAAAGAGTGGAG CTGTTGCTGAAACCCCAGAGCCAAGGCAGGGTGGTTGTACTCATGGGCTCAACTTCAGATCTTGGTCACTgtgaaaaaattaaaaaggcgTGTGGAAACTTTGGTGTTCCTTGTGATTTACGAGTGACCTCTGCTCACAAAGGACCTGATGAGACACTGAGAATCAAAGCTGAATATGAAG GTGATGGAATTCCTACAGTGTTTGTAGCAGTGGCTGGGAGAAGCAATGGCTTGGGACCTGTGATGTCTGGAAATACTGCATATCCTGTTGTCAACTGTCCTCCACTCTCTGCAGATTGGGGTGCTCAGGACATATGGTCATCGCTGAGGCTGCCTAGTG GTCTTGGCTGTTCCACAATTCTTTCACCTGAAGGTGCTGCCCAGTTTGCTGCTCAGATTTTTGGGTTGAATAACCATTTCATCTGGGCTAAGTTGCGGTCAAGCATGTTGAATACATGGATCTCCCTGAAGCAAGCTGACAAAAAGATGAGAGAATACACTTTATAG